Proteins from one Flammeovirgaceae bacterium genomic window:
- a CDS encoding histidine phosphatase family protein, which translates to MAHRLYLMRHAQSADKQHGQHDMDRGLTSAGMQEAATIGHFFKKNNYAVDLIVSSPAERAKATAKMVHGILNLKPEVAIDEELYEASVRNFVQIATRLDDGFKNILVIGHNPYISYFAEYLTKAEIGGLETAGLVSIRFEISKWAEVSEGTGTLENQVRPSIIE; encoded by the coding sequence ATGGCACATCGGCTTTACCTCATGCGGCATGCGCAATCGGCTGATAAACAGCACGGTCAACACGATATGGACAGAGGCCTGACCTCTGCCGGAATGCAGGAAGCGGCCACTATCGGGCATTTTTTTAAAAAAAATAATTATGCAGTGGATTTGATCGTATCCAGCCCTGCCGAAAGGGCCAAAGCCACCGCCAAAATGGTGCACGGGATTTTAAACCTAAAACCGGAGGTGGCCATCGATGAGGAGCTCTATGAGGCGTCTGTAAGGAATTTCGTTCAAATCGCCACCCGCCTGGACGATGGCTTTAAAAATATTTTGGTCATTGGCCATAACCCATATATATCTTACTTTGCCGAATACCTTACCAAAGCCGAAATTGGGGGCCTGGAAACCGCAGGGCTCGTCAGCATCCGTTTTGAAATTTCGAAATGGGCCGAGGTGTCGGAAGGTACCGGTACCCTTGAAAACCAGGTGCGCCCATCTATTATAGAGTGA
- a CDS encoding alanine:cation symporter family protein, whose amino-acid sequence MSEIISQLANGIYLPISFLLILGGIFFIFYSRFAQYKYFKHAVDVLRGKYNNPNDPGQINAYQALSTALASTVGMGNIAGVAAAISLGGPGALFWMWVTAFVGMSTNFFTSALALMYRGKDSAGVIQGGPMYVIREGMGKRWLPLAYLFSACAMVGCLPIFQANQLTQVIVDLGINRGTLGTTPFHLLGYEISSAKLIIGTSLTLLAGIVILGGIKRIGTWAGNMVPVMIVIYFGSVIAILFTNLHEVPHIFTMIFTDAFAANNYHGDPALGGILGGLIVSGVRRASFSSEAGIGTAPMALGASKSSEPIREGLVSMLSPAIDTLLVCTLTAFAILVTGVWQTSDANGVSLTAHAFEGALGGTGRFLLLICGFFFAVTSLFSYSYYGNKAMSFIAGVKAGSYYNYFYLATIIFGAVATMQDVMNIIDIAYAIMAIPTVVSGIILAPKVMKEAHSYFARMKGGLD is encoded by the coding sequence ATGAGTGAAATTATCAGCCAGCTCGCCAACGGTATTTACCTTCCCATTTCGTTTTTGTTGATCCTCGGGGGTATTTTCTTCATATTCTATTCACGTTTTGCACAATACAAATATTTCAAGCATGCCGTGGACGTGCTGCGCGGCAAATACAATAACCCCAACGACCCCGGACAGATCAATGCCTATCAGGCATTGTCGACAGCACTGGCCTCCACCGTGGGGATGGGAAACATTGCCGGGGTGGCCGCGGCCATTTCATTGGGGGGGCCTGGCGCCTTGTTCTGGATGTGGGTCACCGCCTTCGTGGGCATGTCCACCAATTTTTTTACCAGTGCTTTGGCCCTGATGTACCGCGGCAAAGACTCTGCTGGCGTCATCCAGGGTGGGCCTATGTACGTCATTCGTGAGGGCATGGGCAAAAGATGGCTCCCATTGGCCTACCTCTTCTCTGCCTGTGCCATGGTTGGCTGCCTGCCCATCTTCCAGGCCAATCAATTGACACAAGTGATCGTTGACCTGGGGATCAACAGGGGCACGTTGGGGACGACCCCGTTCCATTTGCTTGGTTATGAAATAAGCAGTGCCAAGCTCATTATAGGGACTTCCCTAACCCTGCTGGCAGGCATTGTGATCCTGGGCGGGATTAAACGCATCGGCACCTGGGCAGGCAATATGGTGCCCGTTATGATCGTGATTTATTTCGGGTCCGTAATTGCCATCCTCTTTACCAATCTCCACGAAGTGCCCCATATCTTCACCATGATCTTTACCGATGCTTTTGCGGCCAACAACTACCATGGCGACCCAGCGCTGGGGGGGATCCTGGGCGGACTGATCGTCTCAGGCGTCCGTAGGGCCTCGTTCTCGAGCGAAGCCGGGATCGGTACCGCCCCCATGGCATTGGGGGCATCCAAAAGCAGCGAGCCCATCCGCGAAGGATTGGTTTCCATGCTCAGCCCTGCCATTGATACCCTGTTGGTGTGCACGCTCACGGCCTTTGCCATTTTGGTGACAGGTGTATGGCAAACTTCCGATGCCAATGGCGTCTCCCTTACCGCACATGCCTTTGAAGGGGCACTGGGCGGAACAGGAAGGTTTTTGCTATTGATCTGCGGCTTCTTTTTTGCTGTCACCTCCCTGTTTTCCTATAGTTATTATGGGAACAAGGCGATGTCGTTTATCGCAGGGGTAAAGGCCGGAAGTTATTACAACTACTTCTACCTGGCCACCATCATCTTTGGTGCAGTTGCCACCATGCAGGACGTCATGAACATTATTGATATTGCCTACGCCATCATGGCGATACCCACGGTGGTCTCGGGCATTATCCTGGCGCCCAAAGTGATGAAGGAGGCCCACTCCTACTTTGCACGGATGAAGGGGGGGTTGGATTAA
- a CDS encoding NAD-dependent deacylase: MKKLVALTGAGISAESGIPTFRGAGGLWEGHDVMEVASLEGWEKNPSLVLEFYNQRRKAALTARPNRGHEVMAELEQHFDVTIITQNVDNLHERAGSTHVVHLHGNLFESRSSMDENLVYPIRGWELKPGDKCELGSQLRPNIVWFGELVHKMDEAIDYARQADVFLVVGTSLQVYPAASLVQYTPPGASKIMVDPQKPDYPLGENGNIMFIEKGGGAGMEQVKKMLLTWTERGS, from the coding sequence ATGAAAAAGCTGGTGGCACTGACCGGGGCTGGCATAAGTGCCGAGAGTGGCATACCTACTTTTCGCGGTGCCGGTGGTTTATGGGAGGGGCACGATGTGATGGAAGTGGCCTCCCTGGAAGGTTGGGAAAAAAACCCTTCCCTGGTCCTGGAATTTTACAATCAGCGAAGGAAAGCCGCCCTGACAGCCCGGCCCAACAGGGGCCATGAGGTAATGGCCGAGCTCGAACAGCACTTTGACGTTACCATTATCACCCAAAACGTGGACAACCTGCACGAAAGGGCCGGATCTACCCATGTGGTCCATTTGCATGGCAATTTGTTTGAGTCGAGGAGCAGCATGGACGAGAACCTCGTTTATCCCATACGGGGCTGGGAGCTAAAGCCCGGGGACAAATGTGAATTGGGGTCGCAGCTAAGGCCCAACATTGTGTGGTTTGGCGAGTTGGTCCACAAAATGGACGAGGCCATTGATTATGCCAGGCAAGCGGATGTTTTTCTGGTGGTCGGCACTTCCCTACAGGTTTATCCTGCCGCCAGCCTCGTGCAATACACCCCACCCGGTGCCAGCAAAATAATGGTTGACCCCCAAAAACCCGATTACCCGTTGGGCGAAAACGGCAATATCATGTTTATCGAAAAAGGGGGAGGGGCAGGAATGGAGCAGGTAAAAAAAATGTTATTGACCTGGACTGAAAGGGGTTCCTGA
- a CDS encoding TlpA family protein disulfide reductase: MHKIFNFLKSWVGALAIVAVLYFTGLLGSISFLAQSAILKTGLMNASIEMPDEDEYFNYGFKIKDLEGNVLDFAQFKGKVLFINLWATWCGPCRAEMPTIQKLYDNIGHDPNIEFVMLSIDRDKDLDKVIRYLKDKGYTFNGYMPSGYLTRQLDVPSIPTTFVVSKNGKILTKEVGTTNFNTNRFFKFLKAEADK; the protein is encoded by the coding sequence ATGCATAAAATATTCAATTTTTTAAAGTCGTGGGTGGGGGCCCTGGCAATAGTGGCCGTGTTGTATTTCACGGGGCTGCTTGGCAGCATTTCCTTTTTGGCACAATCGGCCATTTTAAAAACCGGGCTGATGAATGCCTCCATTGAAATGCCCGATGAAGATGAATATTTCAATTATGGTTTCAAAATAAAAGACCTGGAAGGCAATGTATTGGATTTTGCCCAGTTCAAAGGAAAAGTGCTTTTCATTAACCTATGGGCAACCTGGTGCGGGCCTTGCCGGGCAGAAATGCCCACCATCCAAAAGCTGTACGACAATATTGGCCATGACCCCAATATTGAATTTGTCATGCTGTCCATCGACAGGGACAAAGACCTTGATAAAGTCATCCGGTATTTGAAGGACAAGGGGTATACCTTCAACGGGTACATGCCCTCCGGCTACCTCACCCGGCAACTGGACGTCCCTTCCATACCCACTACATTTGTTGTTTCAAAAAACGGTAAAATCCTCACCAAGGAAGTGGGCACCACCAATTTCAACACCAATCGTTTCTTTAAGTTCTTGAAAGCCGAGGCGGATAAATAA
- the topA gene encoding type I DNA topoisomerase, which yields MSKNLVIVESPAKAKTIEGYLGKGFKVASSMGHVRDLTKGNKAIDVENNYTPTYAVSPDKKEVIKQLKKLAEDAETIYLASDDDREGEAISWHLKEVLDLNDKNTRRIVFTEITKNAIDNAMKSPRGIDIDLVDAQQARRVLDRLVGFELSPILWKKIGTGLSAGRVQSVAVRLVVEREREIEKFEAKSVFKVSATFDLGQGKQLVADLARKLPSEQEALEFVTSCKGATFTINDLQKKPAKKSPAPPFTTSTLQQEAGRKLGFSVIQTMVVAQKLYEAGKISYMRTDSLNLSDDAIKSATGQISSAFGKEFVKTRKYKTKASGAQEAHEAIRPTDFSVLDPKMDRNAKRLYELIWKRAIASQMADAELERTTATIGISTNPNTLTATGEVVKFEGFLKVYLESKDDDEEGDGENGRMLPPLQVGQDLALEEMKASETFSRHPPRFTEASLVKKLEELGIGRPSTYAPTITTIQKRGYVVKESREGVDRNYQVITLKGEKVNTKTAQEVTGAEKNKLFPTNTAMIVNDFLVEHFPDITNYSFTADIEEDFDEIASGKLKWQKMIDRFYRPFHKTVSETEKVERSSVANKSKELGVDPKTGLNVYAKLGKYGAYVQLGENPEDGKEEKPKFASLRPGQFIENITLEDAMELFKLPREVGEFEGQPVKVNIGRFGPYVLHNKKFVSIPKEEDPYTIPYEKAVELIKAKRIADANKTIKLFDENPDIQVLNGRYGPYIKAGKKNVKIPKDKEPAELTLEECIELAEKAPERKGRFPRRKKQ from the coding sequence ATGTCTAAGAACTTAGTAATAGTAGAGTCGCCCGCAAAGGCAAAAACGATTGAAGGCTACCTGGGAAAGGGTTTTAAGGTAGCCTCCAGCATGGGCCATGTGCGCGATTTGACCAAAGGAAACAAGGCCATTGATGTAGAAAACAATTACACGCCCACTTATGCAGTAAGCCCCGACAAGAAAGAAGTAATCAAACAGTTGAAGAAGCTGGCGGAGGATGCGGAGACGATATACCTGGCCAGTGATGATGACCGTGAAGGGGAGGCGATATCGTGGCACTTGAAGGAGGTACTCGACCTGAACGACAAAAACACGAGGCGTATTGTGTTTACGGAGATTACCAAAAATGCCATTGACAATGCCATGAAATCCCCACGTGGAATAGACATCGACCTGGTGGACGCGCAACAGGCGAGAAGGGTACTCGACCGGTTGGTGGGGTTTGAGTTGTCCCCGATCCTATGGAAGAAAATCGGGACCGGGCTGTCCGCAGGCAGGGTCCAGTCGGTTGCGGTGCGGCTGGTGGTGGAGCGCGAGCGTGAGATTGAAAAGTTTGAAGCCAAATCGGTTTTTAAGGTTTCCGCGACTTTTGACCTGGGCCAGGGCAAACAGCTCGTGGCCGATCTAGCCAGGAAGTTGCCTTCGGAACAGGAAGCCCTTGAATTTGTGACCTCCTGCAAGGGGGCCACATTCACCATCAACGATTTGCAAAAGAAGCCTGCAAAGAAATCGCCTGCACCACCTTTTACCACGTCCACCCTGCAACAAGAGGCCGGGAGGAAGCTGGGCTTCTCCGTGATCCAAACCATGGTGGTGGCGCAGAAACTTTACGAGGCGGGCAAAATATCGTACATGAGGACGGATTCGTTAAACCTCTCTGACGATGCCATCAAAAGTGCCACCGGCCAGATCAGCAGTGCCTTTGGAAAAGAATTTGTTAAAACGCGCAAGTACAAAACGAAGGCATCCGGGGCGCAGGAGGCCCACGAGGCCATAAGGCCTACCGACTTCTCCGTGTTGGACCCAAAAATGGACCGCAATGCAAAGCGCTTATATGAATTGATATGGAAGCGTGCCATTGCCTCTCAAATGGCAGATGCCGAACTGGAGCGCACCACCGCCACCATTGGCATTTCCACCAACCCCAATACCCTTACGGCCACAGGGGAAGTGGTGAAGTTTGAAGGTTTCCTAAAAGTATACCTGGAATCGAAAGACGATGACGAGGAGGGCGATGGCGAAAACGGAAGGATGCTGCCGCCCTTACAGGTGGGACAGGACCTGGCCTTGGAGGAGATGAAGGCATCCGAAACCTTTAGCAGGCACCCGCCCAGGTTCACGGAAGCCAGCCTGGTGAAGAAATTGGAAGAGCTGGGCATAGGCAGGCCTTCCACCTATGCGCCCACCATTACCACCATCCAAAAGCGCGGGTATGTGGTAAAGGAATCAAGGGAGGGAGTGGACCGGAATTACCAGGTGATCACCCTGAAAGGGGAAAAGGTAAACACAAAAACCGCACAGGAGGTAACCGGTGCCGAAAAAAACAAATTGTTCCCTACCAACACGGCCATGATCGTGAACGATTTTTTGGTTGAACATTTTCCTGACATCACCAATTACTCTTTTACTGCCGACATTGAAGAGGACTTTGATGAGATCGCCAGCGGCAAGCTGAAGTGGCAGAAGATGATAGACAGGTTTTATAGGCCATTTCATAAAACGGTGTCGGAGACGGAAAAAGTGGAACGGTCATCGGTGGCCAATAAATCGAAAGAGTTGGGCGTTGACCCCAAAACGGGGCTGAATGTATATGCCAAGCTTGGCAAGTATGGGGCTTACGTGCAGTTGGGGGAAAACCCGGAAGACGGGAAAGAGGAAAAACCAAAGTTTGCAAGCCTGCGGCCAGGCCAGTTTATTGAGAACATTACCCTGGAAGATGCCATGGAGCTTTTTAAGTTGCCAAGGGAGGTGGGCGAATTTGAAGGGCAACCGGTGAAAGTCAATATTGGCCGGTTTGGCCCTTATGTGCTGCACAACAAAAAATTTGTGTCCATACCCAAAGAGGAAGACCCCTACACCATCCCTTATGAAAAGGCAGTGGAATTGATAAAAGCGAAAAGGATAGCCGATGCCAACAAGACCATAAAGCTGTTTGACGAAAACCCCGACATCCAGGTATTGAATGGCCGCTATGGCCCCTACATCAAAGCGGGGAAAAAGAACGTGAAAATCCCCAAGGACAAAGAGCCGGCCGAACTCACCCTGGAAGAATGCATTGAATTGGCAGAAAAGGCCCCTGAAAGAAAAGGCCGGTTCCCCAGAAGGAAAAAGCAATAG
- a CDS encoding Lrp/AsnC ligand binding domain-containing protein, with the protein MGKNYVIDNTDLKILDILMKDAKKPYTEVAKLVHVSQGTVHVRMNKLEEAGIVEKSTLQINYAKLGYGVMAFIGIYLEKSGLYDEVLDKLKTIPEITSIHYTTGNYSMFLEIHCRDTNHLKEVLHDKMQQVDGIDRTETIISLEESLSRHLQLSK; encoded by the coding sequence ATGGGCAAAAATTATGTGATTGACAATACGGACCTCAAAATCCTTGATATATTGATGAAAGACGCCAAAAAACCCTACACGGAAGTGGCAAAACTGGTACACGTGTCGCAAGGGACCGTGCACGTGAGGATGAACAAACTGGAGGAGGCCGGCATCGTGGAGAAGAGCACCCTGCAAATCAATTATGCCAAACTGGGCTATGGCGTGATGGCGTTTATCGGTATCTACCTGGAAAAGAGTGGCTTATATGACGAGGTATTGGACAAGCTGAAAACAATCCCCGAAATCACGTCCATCCATTACACCACCGGGAACTACTCCATGTTTTTGGAGATCCACTGCCGCGATACCAACCACCTGAAGGAAGTGCTCCACGACAAAATGCAGCAGGTGGACGGCATAGACAGGACCGAAACCATTATTTCGTTGGAAGAAAGCCTGAGCCGGCATTTGCAGCTCTCCAAATAA
- a CDS encoding AMP-binding protein, with protein MSDYPWFKNYPEGIPHEIGPYEYQSLIEMFDSCCDRYADKVAFENYGGKLTFRQLHEHATHFAAYLQGGLGLKKGERIAIQMPNLLQFPVAFFGAIKAGLIAVNTNPLYTPPEMKHQFTDAGVSAVVIVSNFAKQLEAILNEIPARHIIVTNMGDMLGPVKGGIMNFVVKYIKKLVPAFHIPNAIPFKSVLKKGTQLTYTKPTMDIEDVAVLQYTGGTTGVSKGAQLSHRNLIAHNQMITHWFKPYMREDHQDLMITAIPLYHIFALSVNGLLMFASGVKNVLITNPRDMPGFVKELKKHKFTIVTGVNTLFNGLMNKPDFKNLDFSRLAGAVGGGMAVQDAVAERWEQVTGKPLVEGYGLSETSPVLCCNPLDGKHKRGYIGIPVPSTEVAIFDDEGHQLPQGETGEICARGPQVMRGYWEKDNDGVFFPGEWFRTGDIGFMDEDGFFKIVDRKKDMIKVSGFNVFPNEIENVIAHHPKVLEVAAIGVPHEKSGEAIKVYVVKKDPSLTEEELLDYCHKSLTKYKVPRFVEFIDEVPKSNVGKILRRVLKDKHEAGQAQ; from the coding sequence ATGTCCGATTATCCATGGTTCAAGAATTACCCAGAAGGCATCCCTCATGAGATCGGGCCTTACGAATACCAATCCCTCATCGAAATGTTCGACAGTTGTTGCGACCGGTATGCCGATAAGGTTGCTTTTGAGAACTACGGGGGAAAGTTGACCTTCAGGCAATTGCACGAACACGCCACCCATTTTGCCGCCTACTTACAGGGCGGGCTTGGCCTCAAGAAAGGGGAAAGGATTGCCATCCAGATGCCCAACCTCCTCCAGTTTCCCGTGGCGTTCTTTGGCGCCATCAAGGCCGGGCTGATTGCCGTCAACACCAACCCACTTTACACCCCGCCCGAAATGAAACACCAGTTTACCGATGCCGGTGTTTCCGCGGTGGTGATCGTGTCAAACTTTGCGAAACAACTCGAGGCCATTCTAAATGAAATCCCCGCCAGGCACATCATAGTCACCAACATGGGCGATATGCTTGGGCCTGTAAAAGGCGGCATCATGAACTTTGTGGTAAAATACATTAAGAAATTAGTCCCGGCATTTCATATCCCCAATGCCATTCCTTTTAAGTCGGTGTTAAAAAAGGGGACACAGTTGACCTATACAAAACCCACAATGGATATCGAAGATGTAGCCGTGTTGCAATATACCGGTGGCACCACCGGGGTGTCCAAAGGGGCACAGTTGTCGCACCGGAACCTTATCGCACACAACCAGATGATCACGCATTGGTTCAAGCCCTATATGCGGGAAGACCACCAGGACCTCATGATCACGGCCATTCCGTTGTACCACATTTTCGCGCTGTCGGTCAATGGCCTGTTGATGTTTGCCTCCGGGGTCAAAAACGTGCTCATCACCAACCCACGGGATATGCCGGGTTTTGTGAAGGAACTGAAGAAGCACAAGTTCACCATCGTTACCGGTGTCAATACCTTGTTTAACGGGTTGATGAACAAACCGGACTTCAAAAACCTGGACTTCTCCCGCCTGGCTGGCGCTGTTGGTGGCGGCATGGCCGTTCAGGATGCGGTGGCGGAACGGTGGGAGCAGGTAACGGGAAAGCCGCTGGTGGAGGGGTATGGGCTAAGCGAAACCTCGCCCGTTCTGTGCTGCAATCCGTTGGATGGAAAACACAAGAGGGGGTACATTGGGATACCGGTGCCCAGCACGGAGGTGGCTATTTTTGATGATGAAGGACACCAACTGCCGCAAGGCGAAACGGGGGAGATCTGTGCCCGTGGCCCCCAGGTGATGCGTGGCTATTGGGAAAAAGACAATGATGGCGTGTTCTTCCCGGGCGAATGGTTCCGCACCGGGGATATTGGCTTCATGGACGAGGATGGGTTTTTCAAGATTGTGGACCGCAAGAAGGACATGATCAAGGTGTCCGGGTTCAATGTTTTCCCCAATGAAATCGAGAATGTTATCGCACACCATCCCAAAGTGCTCGAAGTGGCCGCCATCGGGGTGCCGCATGAAAAATCGGGGGAGGCCATTAAGGTGTACGTGGTTAAGAAAGACCCGTCTTTAACGGAAGAAGAGCTGTTGGATTACTGTCACAAAAGCCTGACGAAATACAAAGTGCCCAGGTTTGTCGAGTTTATCGATGAGGTGCCCAAGTCCAATGTGGGCAAAATCCTACGGAGGGTGCTAAAGGACAAGCACGAAGCCGGCCAGGCCCAGTAA
- a CDS encoding agmatinase family protein has protein sequence MPSKEEVIALFDPNSPGTAGQLFGLPFSEENAEIVIVPVPWEVTVSYKGGTAIGPKAILEASAQVDLFVKDIPDAWKLGIAMLPYPEKVKEESDALRKLAENHIGKLEEGDEEGDKAALESVNKACESLVVYTKNIVKKYLGSNKMVGLLGGDHSTPLGFIHALSEKYEFGILQIDAHADLRKSYEGFRYSHASIMYNALKIPAVRRLVQVGIRDYCEEEQQVMDRSKGRVKVFFDEDIKHAQYQGGTWAETCRQIVSELPGNVYISFDIDGLDPKLCPNTGTPVAGGFEFHQITLLLKTLAQSGKKIIGFDLNEVAPGESGEWDANVGARILYQLCNAMAVSQGKLKYDR, from the coding sequence ATGCCATCAAAAGAAGAAGTAATCGCCCTATTCGATCCCAACAGCCCCGGCACTGCCGGCCAGTTGTTTGGCCTGCCCTTTAGTGAAGAAAATGCCGAAATCGTAATTGTCCCTGTTCCCTGGGAAGTAACCGTTTCCTACAAAGGCGGCACGGCCATCGGGCCAAAAGCCATCCTGGAGGCGTCTGCCCAGGTGGACCTGTTTGTAAAAGATATCCCTGATGCCTGGAAGCTGGGCATCGCCATGCTGCCCTATCCGGAAAAGGTAAAAGAGGAAAGTGATGCCCTGAGGAAACTGGCCGAAAATCATATTGGGAAATTGGAGGAAGGGGACGAGGAAGGGGACAAGGCCGCCCTTGAAAGCGTGAACAAGGCCTGTGAAAGCCTGGTGGTGTACACAAAAAACATCGTAAAAAAATATTTGGGCTCGAACAAGATGGTAGGCCTGCTGGGTGGCGACCACAGTACCCCTTTGGGCTTCATCCATGCGCTAAGCGAAAAATATGAATTTGGCATTTTGCAAATTGATGCCCATGCCGACCTGCGCAAATCATACGAGGGCTTCAGGTATTCCCACGCCTCCATTATGTACAATGCCCTAAAAATACCTGCCGTGCGCAGGCTCGTGCAGGTGGGCATCCGCGACTATTGTGAAGAAGAGCAGCAGGTGATGGACCGTTCGAAGGGAAGGGTAAAAGTTTTCTTTGATGAGGACATCAAACATGCGCAATACCAGGGCGGGACCTGGGCCGAAACATGCAGGCAGATTGTAAGCGAACTCCCCGGCAACGTGTACATCAGTTTCGATATAGACGGCTTGGACCCGAAACTTTGCCCCAATACCGGGACGCCCGTGGCAGGAGGGTTTGAATTCCATCAAATCACCCTGCTCCTGAAAACACTTGCACAATCGGGAAAAAAAATCATAGGGTTTGACCTGAACGAGGTGGCCCCTGGCGAATCGGGCGAGTGGGACGCCAACGTGGGCGCCAGGATATTGTACCAATTGTGCAACGCCATGGCCGTATCGCAGGGCAAATTGAAATACGACCGCTAG
- a CDS encoding TonB-dependent receptor, with protein sequence MEGKENLTTQEKALRINLHKEIYGSFAEIGAGQEVAANFFKVGGASGTVAKTMSAYDMKFSDAIYGVCERYVCEDRLINMLDHEYPLLPERLPHLIEKTRFFAYADTMEALNYERTNQGQGWVGLRFQKKPNSEPNDCVIHVKMLDNDPLLQQYAIGVVGVNMIYACMMMEDAEEIMMSLVDGLARRIEIDMFRLSGPDYEQVDNRLMALKLVKNGLTRAAMFGPDGEVMQPSEALYKKNVLVLRGRFRPVTHVNVDMLLAARRYFKKEPDVDKKKMVVLTELTLNDLSSGGSIDEKDFLYRADIICSLGQTVLISNYFEYYRVAEYLSKITRGKKIGIILGIYALQKVFEEKTYQNLRGGIMESFAALFGNNVKLYIYPALKHGSDELFTLKDFEEGLPHHLKGLFRYLLDNNKLEDIENAHTENLHIISDNVLDMIRHGERGWEKYVPHKVEEAIKEHGLFDYPYTVGTDKVVPMGNN encoded by the coding sequence ATGGAAGGCAAAGAAAACCTTACTACCCAGGAAAAAGCGCTTCGTATAAACTTGCACAAGGAGATATACGGTTCCTTCGCGGAGATAGGCGCAGGCCAGGAGGTGGCGGCCAACTTCTTCAAGGTTGGCGGGGCTTCCGGCACCGTGGCCAAAACCATGTCGGCCTACGATATGAAGTTCAGTGATGCCATTTATGGGGTGTGCGAAAGGTATGTGTGCGAAGACAGGCTGATCAACATGCTGGACCATGAATACCCGTTGCTGCCCGAAAGGCTTCCCCACCTTATTGAAAAGACCAGGTTTTTTGCCTATGCGGACACCATGGAAGCGCTCAATTATGAGCGGACCAACCAGGGGCAGGGCTGGGTAGGGCTGCGGTTCCAGAAAAAGCCAAACAGCGAGCCCAACGACTGCGTGATACACGTCAAAATGTTGGACAACGACCCGCTGTTGCAACAGTATGCGATTGGGGTGGTGGGGGTGAACATGATCTATGCCTGTATGATGATGGAGGATGCCGAGGAGATCATGATGTCATTGGTGGATGGGTTGGCCAGGAGGATAGAGATCGATATGTTCCGGCTGTCCGGCCCCGATTACGAACAGGTTGACAACCGGCTGATGGCCTTGAAGCTGGTGAAAAACGGCCTTACCAGGGCAGCAATGTTCGGCCCCGATGGTGAGGTGATGCAGCCCTCCGAGGCGCTGTACAAAAAAAACGTATTGGTGCTTAGGGGCCGCTTCAGGCCCGTGACCCACGTGAACGTGGACATGTTGCTGGCGGCACGCAGGTACTTCAAGAAAGAACCTGACGTGGACAAGAAGAAAATGGTGGTGCTCACCGAGCTTACCCTCAATGACCTGAGTTCGGGCGGCAGTATCGATGAAAAAGATTTTTTATACCGGGCCGACATCATTTGTTCCCTGGGCCAGACCGTACTGATCTCCAACTATTTTGAATATTACCGGGTGGCAGAGTACCTCTCCAAGATCACCCGTGGCAAAAAGATTGGCATTATACTGGGCATATATGCCTTGCAAAAAGTATTTGAGGAAAAAACCTATCAAAACCTGCGCGGTGGGATAATGGAAAGTTTTGCCGCCCTCTTTGGCAACAACGTCAAGTTGTATATTTACCCTGCACTCAAGCACGGCTCGGATGAATTGTTTACGCTAAAGGATTTTGAAGAGGGGTTGCCACACCACCTCAAAGGCCTGTTTCGGTACCTGCTGGACAACAACAAACTGGAGGACATAGAAAACGCCCATACCGAAAACCTGCACATCATTTCAGACAACGTGCTGGACATGATCCGCCATGGAGAACGCGGATGGGAGAAATATGTTCCCCACAAGGTGGAAGAAGCCATCAAGGAGCATGGGCTTTTTGATTACCCCTATACGGTGGGGACCGATAAGGTTGTTCCTATGGGCAATAATTAA